In the Dyella humicola genome, TGGCCGCATCGAAGTATTTGCTCTTGGGGTCAAACTGGCTGGGGTCCGGGTAGGCATCGGTGGCCACTTCGGCAACGCCGACAATGCCTGGCTCGGCGCAATTGGAGTGATAGAAGAACACCTTGTCGCCGACCTGCATGCCATCGCGCATGAAGTTGCGCGCCTGGTAGTTGCGCACGCCGTCCCAGGCTTCCTGGCCCTTGCGCTTCAAATCATCGATGGAAAACGCGTCCGGCTCGGATTTCATCAGCCAGTACTGGGTCTTGGCAGTCATGCGCGGGCTTCTCCATCCTCGCCGGAGGCGTGGCAATCAATCAGTTCGAGATCAGTGGCGATGTAGTCGAGCGGCACGTCCCATGCTTCGGCATCGATCTGCGGCAGTTCCTGGAATGCATAGCCGATGCCGACCAGCAGCGGTTCGGTGGGGCGAACCTGTTCGCGCAGGAAGGCAAAGCCGCGGTCGTAATAACCGCCACCCGTACCCAGGCGATTGCCCTGGCGGTCAAACGCCAGCAACGGCACCAGCACCAGGTCGAGCTGGAACGGCTCCAGCAGTTCCTTTGGCTCGACCGGTTCAGG is a window encoding:
- a CDS encoding EVE domain-containing protein → MTAKTQYWLMKSEPDAFSIDDLKRKGQEAWDGVRNYQARNFMRDGMQVGDKVFFYHSNCAEPGIVGVAEVATDAYPDPSQFDPKSKYFDAASSRDNPRWALVEVKFVKKLKRTIPLKELQSEPALAEMALVRKGNRLSVMPVESTEWRHILGME
- a CDS encoding 5-formyltetrahydrofolate cyclo-ligase; translated protein: MDAIAQRRELRQQLAEQRRALKPPQRIAAAQGLRRSLEQLPEYLTDARVAGYWASHGELPLNLVIPPLATRGQQFLLPVIGPNHRLRFAPWQAGDDVQPNRYGIPEPVEPKELLEPFQLDLVLVPLLAFDRQGNRLGTGGGYYDRGFAFLREQVRPTEPLLVGIGYAFQELPQIDAEAWDVPLDYIATDLELIDCHASGEDGEARA